From one Marinobacter sp. LV10MA510-1 genomic stretch:
- a CDS encoding type II toxin-antitoxin system RelE/ParE family toxin, which produces MKRNHKPIAFCGSSLSELRTFPEDARREAGHQLDQVQQGREPDDWKPMASIGAGVREIRIREASGAFRVIYVAKFEDAIFVLHCFQKKTQKTNRADVVLATQRLKDLIKELGP; this is translated from the coding sequence ATGAAACGAAACCATAAACCCATCGCGTTCTGCGGCAGCTCTCTCAGTGAACTGCGCACTTTTCCAGAAGATGCCCGGCGAGAAGCTGGCCACCAGCTGGATCAGGTTCAGCAAGGTCGCGAGCCGGACGATTGGAAGCCAATGGCAAGCATCGGCGCTGGCGTTCGTGAAATACGCATCCGTGAAGCCTCTGGAGCTTTCCGGGTGATCTATGTCGCGAAATTTGAAGACGCCATTTTCGTGTTGCACTGCTTCCAGAAGAAAACCCAGAAAACCAACCGCGCGGACGTTGTGCTGGCCACCCAACGACTGAAAGACTTGATAAAGGAGTTAGGCCCATGA
- a CDS encoding GAF domain-containing protein encodes MIAESRSAHMGSYLGNRFLASDIPAQARALNSQNLTWVTANRKCATVPVHGAPDISTNQPLNMTYSAYRSRPLMHLAYLGNMGVAAALTISLIQNGRLWGMLTWDHIVDKVGTYRKNSMTFENITNTNPDDLAVDRFAIEFESSSRYFQ; translated from the coding sequence GTGATCGCAGAAAGCCGTTCAGCGCACATGGGTAGTTATCTGGGAAACCGTTTTCTGGCATCGGATATTCCGGCACAGGCCCGGGCGCTTAACAGCCAAAACCTGACCTGGGTGACCGCTAACAGAAAGTGCGCCACGGTGCCCGTGCATGGCGCCCCGGATATCAGTACCAACCAGCCCCTGAATATGACCTATTCGGCTTACCGTTCACGGCCACTGATGCACTTGGCATATCTGGGCAATATGGGTGTAGCAGCTGCTCTGACCATTTCACTGATCCAGAATGGCAGGCTATGGGGCATGCTGACGTGGGATCATATTGTTGATAAAGTTGGTACCTATAGAAAAAATAGTATGACTTTTGAAAACATTACAAATACTAACCCAGACGATCTGGCCGTCGATCGCTTTGCCATTGAATTTGAGTCTTCCAGTCGCTATTTTCAGTAG
- the phnE gene encoding phosphonate ABC transporter, permease protein PhnE — protein MTTQQYPRTWRRPPVLIPDPRWRWGLYLVALVYLLAASSSLDVNWQRAYEGLDRGGRFAMGFLQPDFTTRWRDISIGLVESLTMTLTSTIAGVLLAIPVGLGAARNISNGPIYLICRSFVAVSRSLQEIIIAILFVAMVGFGPLAGFLTLTFATIGFMAKLLAEDIEEMDERQAEAIRATGASWLQLIHVGVMPQVMPRLIGLSLYRLDINFRESAVIGIVGAGGIGATLNTSIDRYEYDSAGAVLIIIIVIVMATEYLSGYVRKWVQ, from the coding sequence ATGACAACACAGCAATATCCCAGAACCTGGCGACGCCCGCCCGTTCTGATTCCCGATCCACGTTGGCGCTGGGGCTTATACCTGGTTGCGCTGGTTTACCTGCTGGCCGCCAGCAGCTCGCTGGATGTCAACTGGCAGCGGGCCTACGAGGGGCTAGACCGGGGAGGCCGATTTGCCATGGGCTTTTTACAACCAGATTTCACCACCCGCTGGCGTGATATATCTATCGGCCTGGTAGAAAGCCTTACTATGACGCTAACGTCGACCATCGCTGGCGTTTTGTTGGCCATACCGGTTGGTCTGGGTGCTGCACGCAATATTTCCAACGGCCCGATTTATCTGATTTGCCGCAGTTTTGTTGCTGTTTCGCGCAGCTTGCAGGAAATCATCATCGCTATTCTGTTTGTAGCCATGGTGGGTTTTGGTCCGCTGGCTGGATTCCTGACCCTGACCTTCGCCACCATTGGCTTTATGGCCAAATTGCTGGCAGAAGACATCGAAGAGATGGATGAACGGCAGGCTGAGGCCATTCGAGCCACGGGGGCCAGCTGGCTGCAGCTGATCCATGTTGGTGTGATGCCACAAGTAATGCCCCGGCTGATTGGTCTGTCGTTATACCGGCTGGATATTAATTTTCGCGAATCGGCGGTCATCGGCATCGTCGGCGCAGGCGGTATTGGCGCCACTCTGAACACGTCCATTGATCGCTACGAATACGACTCGGCTGGCGCTGTACTGATCATCATCATCGTGATTGTGATGGCGACGGAGTATCTGTCTGGTTACGTTCGTAAGTGGGTGCAATGA
- a CDS encoding O-antigen ligase family protein yields MSQPTSRLDRFLFVAVLVVLVWLPLPLGSNRDWSVGLLVLLIGGLGSLWAIGQLRGSVTPALQIKSVRAALPLLGLLLLTQTWVAVQWLAGLTVDNGATFQYLMLGLAYSLLFLLVVSLCHTRKRLSLLLGTLVVSGALQAFWGAFMTLSGVEWLLAGPKTSYVGHATGTFVNRNHLAGYLEMTLACGIGLLLALRDNRPFSWVNLLELLMGPKARLRLALVVMVIALVMSHSRMGNAAFFISLLLVGGLFILIEKEHRLRNSLILVSLILIDVLVISQYFGLEKLKDRLTNTRLNDVVVNGDVVQRANELRDDVFGYAIPLLTERPMVGQGAGSFEAVFPQYPGEDIRLHFDHAHNDYLQFGIEFGLLGSLPLVAFTLMALWYALKALRRRDSVYRSGVGFGAAMGIIALLIHSSTDFNLQIPANAATFVVLCAIAVLAGSHSNRRQHKQPL; encoded by the coding sequence ATGTCCCAGCCTACCAGCCGCCTTGATCGATTCCTGTTTGTCGCCGTGCTTGTGGTGCTGGTGTGGCTGCCGTTACCGCTGGGTAGCAATCGCGACTGGTCTGTGGGCTTGCTGGTGCTGTTAATCGGCGGGCTGGGCAGTCTCTGGGCCATCGGCCAACTGCGCGGCAGCGTAACACCCGCCCTGCAAATCAAGTCAGTTAGGGCCGCACTCCCGCTTCTAGGGCTGCTTTTACTCACACAAACCTGGGTTGCTGTGCAGTGGCTGGCCGGGCTAACGGTCGACAATGGCGCAACCTTCCAATACCTGATGCTCGGGCTGGCTTACAGCCTGCTGTTCCTGCTGGTGGTCAGCCTGTGCCATACCCGTAAACGGCTGAGCCTTCTGCTGGGCACCTTAGTCGTCAGCGGCGCCTTGCAAGCCTTTTGGGGAGCCTTCATGACGTTATCCGGTGTTGAATGGCTGCTGGCCGGCCCCAAAACCAGTTACGTCGGCCACGCCACCGGCACCTTCGTTAATCGTAACCACCTGGCGGGCTACTTGGAGATGACTCTAGCTTGCGGTATAGGCCTGCTGTTGGCGCTGCGTGATAACCGTCCCTTTAGTTGGGTGAACCTTCTGGAACTGTTAATGGGCCCTAAGGCGCGCTTGCGCTTGGCCTTGGTGGTTATGGTCATCGCACTGGTGATGAGCCACTCACGGATGGGCAACGCTGCGTTTTTCATCAGCCTGCTGTTGGTTGGCGGGCTGTTTATCCTTATTGAAAAAGAACACCGCCTGCGCAACAGCCTGATCCTCGTCAGCCTGATTCTGATTGACGTACTGGTGATCAGCCAATACTTCGGCCTGGAGAAACTCAAAGACCGCTTAACCAACACCCGGTTGAATGATGTGGTGGTCAACGGCGACGTGGTACAGCGGGCCAACGAACTGCGAGACGACGTGTTCGGCTACGCCATTCCCCTGTTAACAGAACGCCCAATGGTCGGCCAGGGCGCCGGCAGCTTCGAGGCAGTGTTCCCGCAATACCCCGGCGAAGACATTCGCCTACACTTTGACCACGCCCACAACGACTATCTACAGTTCGGTATCGAGTTTGGCTTGCTGGGCAGCCTGCCGCTGGTGGCATTCACCCTGATGGCACTGTGGTATGCATTAAAAGCGTTGCGGCGGCGCGATTCGGTGTACCGCAGCGGCGTTGGCTTTGGTGCGGCCATGGGCATTATTGCCCTGCTAATTCATTCCAGCACCGACTTCAACCTGCAAATTCCCGCCAACGCCGCAACGTTCGTAGTGCTTTGTGCCATTGCCGTACTGGCCGGCAGCCACAGCAACCGGCGGCAACACAAACAACCCCTGTAG
- a CDS encoding PIN domain nuclease, translating into MILVDTSVWIDYFNGIKNPHTDLLDASIVQGSVAIGDLIFLEILQGIRNDKQYHQTKQSLLALDQYEMFGKDMAAKCADNYRALRKRGITIRKTADVIIATFCIEKELPLLFLDRDFIPFVDHLGLEPALKET; encoded by the coding sequence ATGATACTGGTGGATACCAGCGTCTGGATCGACTATTTTAACGGGATCAAAAACCCGCACACTGACCTGCTGGATGCCTCAATAGTCCAAGGATCAGTCGCTATTGGCGACCTCATATTTCTGGAAATCCTTCAGGGCATCCGCAACGACAAGCAATACCATCAGACTAAACAAAGCCTACTGGCGTTGGATCAATATGAAATGTTTGGCAAAGATATGGCTGCCAAGTGCGCTGACAATTATCGCGCGCTTCGCAAAAGGGGCATTACGATCAGAAAAACTGCCGATGTGATCATAGCAACATTCTGCATAGAGAAGGAGCTACCTCTGCTGTTTTTGGATCGCGACTTTATCCCTTTTGTTGACCACCTTGGGCTTGAGCCTGCTCTGAAAGAAACATAA
- a CDS encoding helix-turn-helix domain-containing protein, whose product MDIKLIRDEEGLQRAFARMEELWGARTGTDEGDELELLSIVIEKYEDQHYEMPASDPIEAIRFRMDQDGLTQRDLEVYIGSSGRVSEVLNKKRPLTIGMIKRLHNGLNIPYESLLAD is encoded by the coding sequence ATGGATATCAAACTTATTCGTGACGAAGAAGGCCTTCAGAGGGCTTTTGCGCGGATGGAAGAGCTGTGGGGAGCCAGGACAGGGACGGATGAAGGCGATGAGCTGGAACTTTTGAGTATTGTAATAGAGAAGTACGAAGATCAGCATTATGAGATGCCAGCGTCAGATCCGATTGAGGCTATCCGCTTCCGCATGGACCAGGACGGCCTCACCCAGCGTGATCTGGAGGTTTATATTGGTTCTAGCGGCCGAGTTTCAGAGGTTCTGAACAAGAAGCGCCCTCTTACCATAGGCATGATCAAGCGCCTCCACAATGGCTTGAATATTCCTTATGAGAGCCTTTTGGCTGACTGA
- a CDS encoding helix-turn-helix domain-containing protein yields MSTIDKEFADLCNSIWEDENVIFEAKAQDVAIVLASAVQEAGLSSAALAEQLNWKRSRVSKVLTGSSNLTLKTIFQVCRAIGLEFDVILRKAHQQSEVVDPEKHQAMQQEAVNNLYKSRQLLHASTDLHRKVSQSVLATRNYTREEARMKLVA; encoded by the coding sequence GTGAGTACCATCGATAAAGAGTTTGCGGATCTGTGCAATTCGATTTGGGAAGATGAAAACGTTATTTTTGAAGCCAAAGCTCAGGATGTTGCCATCGTATTGGCCTCAGCCGTCCAAGAGGCAGGGTTGTCCAGTGCAGCCCTGGCCGAACAGCTCAACTGGAAAAGAAGTCGTGTATCCAAAGTGCTCACCGGTAGCTCAAATCTTACGTTGAAAACCATTTTCCAGGTTTGCCGAGCTATAGGGCTAGAATTTGACGTGATACTTAGAAAGGCTCATCAGCAGTCTGAAGTTGTAGATCCTGAGAAGCACCAGGCGATGCAGCAGGAGGCTGTGAATAATTTGTACAAATCCCGGCAGCTGTTGCACGCGTCAACCGATCTACACCGCAAAGTATCCCAAAGTGTGCTTGCAACTCGTAATTACACTCGCGAAGAAGCCCGAATGAAGCTGGTGGCTTAG
- a CDS encoding type II toxin-antitoxin system HigB family toxin encodes MESCINSVVAAIDYEKQIAWIRFVGTHPQYDQIDAETV; translated from the coding sequence ATGGAGAGTTGCATTAACAGCGTCGTGGCGGCCATTGATTATGAGAAACAGATCGCCTGGATAAGGTTCGTCGGTACGCACCCCCAGTACGATCAAATAGATGCGGAGACCGTGTGA
- a CDS encoding DUF6088 family protein, translating to MMRTPTLEFRIREKIRKSRRIVFLRSDFKALGNYDQIGRALRGLEAQGRLARIGQGLYAKARPNRITGKTMLAAPGGFDQVSKEALSRLGVRWEPTGAERDYQSGSTQIPTRITVRVYGDFSRSIFYGKYRLMVEAVAA from the coding sequence ATGATGCGCACACCTACTCTTGAATTCAGAATTCGCGAGAAAATCCGGAAAAGTCGGCGAATCGTGTTCTTAAGGTCCGACTTTAAAGCTTTAGGCAACTACGACCAGATTGGCCGCGCTTTGAGAGGCCTCGAAGCACAAGGGCGACTCGCTCGAATTGGCCAGGGTCTCTACGCAAAAGCACGTCCCAACCGGATTACTGGCAAGACAATGCTGGCGGCTCCCGGCGGCTTTGATCAGGTCTCTAAGGAAGCCTTAAGTCGTTTGGGCGTTCGCTGGGAGCCGACCGGGGCCGAGCGGGACTACCAATCTGGGTCTACCCAGATTCCGACGCGGATAACTGTTCGCGTTTACGGCGACTTCAGTCGCAGCATTTTTTACGGAAAGTACCGCCTAATGGTTGAGGCGGTCGCTGCATGA
- the phnD gene encoding phosphate/phosphite/phosphonate ABC transporter substrate-binding protein, producing the protein MNMSSTLFSKSFTLGLLTLAVASVTPAMAEFKLDSRYQDADGDLVADIPTSESDWRDPSTLVFAYTPVEDPAVYASVWSEFLAHMEAETGKRVQFFPVQSNAAQIEAMRAGRLHIAGFNTGSNPLAVACSGYRPFAMMAAADGSFGYEMEIITHPDSGFNDIEDLRGQKLAFTSQTSNSGFKAPSAILKSEYGMEPGRDFEAVFSGKHDNSILGVANQDYPAAAIANSVLSRMLSRDIVSEDQIKTLYKSQTFPTTSYGLAHDLHPDLQEAVQNAFFSFDWSGTKLEEEFSKSGEAQFVPITFQKEWSVIRQIDDANGVQYSCQ; encoded by the coding sequence ATGAATATGAGCTCAACCCTGTTTAGTAAATCCTTTACCCTTGGTTTGCTGACGCTGGCCGTCGCATCGGTTACACCGGCAATGGCTGAGTTTAAACTGGACAGCCGTTATCAGGATGCAGACGGCGACTTGGTTGCCGATATTCCGACCAGCGAATCCGACTGGCGAGACCCGTCAACACTGGTTTTTGCTTACACACCGGTGGAAGATCCTGCTGTCTATGCAAGTGTCTGGTCCGAATTCCTGGCCCACATGGAAGCTGAAACTGGCAAGCGCGTCCAGTTTTTTCCTGTTCAGTCGAATGCCGCTCAAATCGAAGCTATGCGTGCCGGCCGTTTGCACATTGCTGGCTTCAACACCGGCTCCAACCCGCTGGCTGTTGCCTGCTCTGGTTATCGCCCGTTTGCGATGATGGCCGCGGCTGATGGATCGTTCGGTTATGAAATGGAAATCATCACCCACCCGGATTCCGGCTTCAATGACATTGAAGACCTGCGCGGACAGAAACTGGCCTTTACTTCTCAAACCTCCAACTCGGGTTTTAAGGCGCCTTCCGCCATTTTGAAATCAGAATACGGAATGGAGCCGGGTCGCGATTTTGAGGCGGTTTTTTCCGGCAAGCACGACAACTCCATTCTGGGCGTAGCAAATCAGGATTACCCGGCAGCGGCCATTGCCAACTCTGTACTGAGCCGTATGCTCAGCCGCGACATCGTCTCTGAAGATCAGATCAAAACGCTGTACAAATCACAAACCTTCCCGACTACTTCTTACGGTCTTGCCCACGATCTGCATCCGGATCTGCAGGAAGCCGTTCAGAATGCCTTTTTCTCCTTCGACTGGTCAGGAACAAAGCTGGAAGAAGAATTTTCCAAATCGGGTGAGGCGCAGTTTGTTCCTATTACCTTTCAAAAAGAATGGTCGGTTATTCGTCAGATCGACGATGCCAACGGCGTGCAGTACAGCTGCCAATAA
- a CDS encoding AbrB/MazE/SpoVT family DNA-binding domain-containing protein, with protein MTTATVTSKGQITIPANVRAELKVGPGDRVEFVKVSEGHWEVLAAVEDVSRLRGIVAAKRVVSIEEMDSAIRQKAGR; from the coding sequence ATGACCACAGCAACGGTAACTAGTAAAGGACAAATAACGATTCCGGCCAACGTGCGGGCTGAATTAAAGGTAGGGCCTGGTGATCGCGTAGAGTTTGTGAAGGTGTCCGAAGGCCATTGGGAAGTTCTCGCGGCGGTTGAGGACGTTAGCCGACTACGAGGCATTGTTGCAGCTAAACGAGTCGTAAGCATTGAAGAAATGGATTCAGCAATTCGGCAAAAGGCGGGACGATGA
- the phnE gene encoding phosphonate ABC transporter, permease protein PhnE: MMTQRLTALNVWKRNTRKHAWLVWFAWLITIAAFIVTWRIMNQNTLWFFLADAPEQIRDLGGRMFPPSWSYINSLWGPLWDTLNIATLGTLIGIVIAVPIAFLAARNTTPSRRFVRPLALLVIVASRSINSLIWALLLVAMLGPGLLAGVIAIALRSIGFIGKLMYEAIEEIDASQIEAIEATGASLMQRLDYGIVPQILPTFFGVTVFRWDINIRESTILGLVGAGGIGLQLQAALNTLAWPRVTMIFVVILGTVVVSEWVSSKVRNAIR, encoded by the coding sequence ATGATGACTCAACGTTTAACTGCACTGAACGTCTGGAAACGCAACACCCGCAAACACGCATGGCTGGTCTGGTTTGCCTGGCTAATCACGATTGCGGCCTTTATTGTGACCTGGCGCATCATGAACCAGAACACGCTCTGGTTTTTTCTGGCGGATGCGCCGGAACAGATTCGGGATCTGGGCGGGCGCATGTTTCCGCCGAGCTGGTCGTACATTAATTCTCTCTGGGGGCCGCTCTGGGACACCCTGAATATCGCAACGCTTGGCACCTTGATCGGCATTGTCATTGCCGTTCCTATCGCCTTTCTGGCGGCTCGCAACACCACGCCCTCACGTCGTTTTGTAAGGCCGCTGGCGTTATTGGTGATTGTTGCATCGCGCTCCATAAATTCCCTGATTTGGGCGCTGTTGCTGGTGGCGATGCTCGGGCCGGGATTGTTGGCGGGCGTCATAGCCATTGCACTTCGTTCCATCGGATTCATAGGCAAATTGATGTACGAAGCAATCGAAGAGATTGATGCTTCCCAGATTGAAGCTATCGAAGCAACGGGTGCATCGCTGATGCAACGCCTTGACTACGGCATTGTTCCGCAAATTCTGCCGACTTTTTTTGGCGTAACCGTGTTTCGGTGGGACATCAACATTCGTGAGTCCACCATTTTGGGGCTGGTCGGTGCTGGTGGTATTGGCTTGCAATTACAGGCCGCACTGAACACTCTGGCGTGGCCTCGGGTAACAATGATCTTCGTGGTTATTCTGGGCACCGTGGTGGTGTCTGAGTGGGTGTCTTCGAAAGTGCGGAATGCGATTCGCTGA
- a CDS encoding type II toxin-antitoxin system VapB family antitoxin, with translation MRTNIVIDDQLMAEALKTSGYTTKKEAVEQGLKLLVQLSKQQEIRKLRGTIRWEGDLDEMRSTG, from the coding sequence ATGAGAACGAACATCGTTATTGACGATCAGTTGATGGCCGAAGCCCTCAAAACCTCCGGCTACACAACCAAAAAGGAGGCTGTTGAGCAAGGCCTGAAACTTCTGGTTCAGCTTAGCAAGCAACAGGAGATTCGAAAGCTACGAGGCACAATTAGGTGGGAAGGCGACCTGGATGAAATGCGGAGCACCGGATGA
- a CDS encoding helix-turn-helix domain-containing protein — protein sequence MSQRFDSVWDAIEDTPAQAENMKVRSALMIALKKRIEAEGLSQASAAKLFGVTQPRISDLLRGKVTLFSIDTLINMLATAGLHVELQIAQTA from the coding sequence ATGAGCCAACGTTTCGACAGCGTCTGGGATGCCATTGAGGACACCCCAGCACAAGCCGAAAACATGAAGGTGCGTTCCGCCTTGATGATCGCTTTGAAGAAGCGCATTGAGGCTGAAGGCCTGTCGCAAGCGAGCGCGGCCAAACTGTTCGGTGTGACTCAGCCACGCATCTCCGATCTGCTACGCGGCAAGGTCACGCTGTTCAGCATCGATACGCTAATCAACATGCTGGCCACTGCCGGACTGCATGTAGAACTGCAAATCGCTCAAACGGCCTAA
- a CDS encoding nucleotidyl transferase AbiEii/AbiGii toxin family protein → MSLDTSLLADVADALGIERPAIVEKDYYAVQLLKLLATIKPIEFDLVFAGGTSLAKAHQNTYRMSEDIDIKLVPKPSETDAEHFGRQHEEFLTDPRAEMLHGLACLQRELIHKERYEEFIGPLVYHESPVQWDEALQTLTVLTHQVLYVEA, encoded by the coding sequence ATGAGTTTAGATACATCGCTGTTGGCGGATGTTGCAGACGCGCTTGGTATTGAGCGGCCTGCAATTGTTGAGAAAGACTATTATGCGGTTCAATTGCTGAAGCTCTTGGCAACGATAAAACCGATAGAGTTTGACCTAGTCTTCGCTGGCGGAACCAGTTTGGCAAAAGCCCACCAGAACACTTATCGGATGTCGGAAGATATCGACATTAAGTTGGTGCCGAAGCCATCGGAAACAGACGCTGAGCATTTCGGGCGTCAGCATGAGGAATTTCTGACTGACCCTAGGGCGGAGATGCTGCATGGGCTGGCGTGCTTACAGAGAGAGCTCATCCACAAAGAACGATACGAAGAATTCATTGGGCCTCTGGTTTATCACGAATCGCCCGTGCAGTGGGACGAAGCGTTGCAGACGCTGACGGTCCTGACCCACCAAGTGCTGTACGTAGAAGCCTAA
- a CDS encoding REP-associated tyrosine transposase: protein MLPERKGFASRLRTGRWSAVGQIYLVTTVTRERRAVFADFASARSLIGVLHAESTLGRCTTLAFVVMPDHLHWLLRLEQGSLSALVGRVKSISAKRLGGPVWQAGFHDRALRREEDLQSMARYVVANPLRAGLVTRVGLYPHWDAIWV from the coding sequence ATGCTGCCTGAAAGAAAGGGATTTGCCAGTCGGTTGCGCACCGGCCGCTGGTCGGCGGTTGGGCAGATTTATTTGGTGACTACGGTGACGCGCGAGCGGCGTGCGGTTTTCGCTGATTTTGCTTCAGCCCGTTCTTTGATTGGCGTGTTGCATGCGGAGTCGACTTTGGGCCGCTGCACGACTCTGGCGTTCGTGGTGATGCCCGATCATTTGCATTGGTTACTACGTCTGGAGCAGGGATCGCTGTCGGCTCTGGTGGGCCGGGTCAAATCCATATCCGCCAAACGCTTGGGCGGGCCTGTCTGGCAGGCGGGGTTTCATGACCGGGCATTACGTCGCGAAGAGGATTTGCAGTCGATGGCGCGCTATGTGGTCGCCAATCCGCTCAGGGCAGGCCTGGTTACGCGTGTGGGCCTCTACCCACATTGGGATGCCATTTGGGTGTAG
- a CDS encoding PIN domain-containing protein: MIGLDTNVLVRYLTQDDAAQSALANQVIEEQLTPRNPGFISSIVLVEVVWVLETCYNQTQSAIEAIVNGLLTTRQLVVDEADLVYLALKRFSGGNADFSDALIAVISENRGCSSTLTFDKKAQSVGMVYINETGK; this comes from the coding sequence ATGATCGGCCTTGATACCAACGTCCTGGTGCGCTACTTGACTCAGGACGATGCGGCCCAGTCTGCACTGGCCAATCAAGTCATTGAAGAACAACTGACACCGCGTAATCCCGGCTTCATATCGTCGATTGTATTGGTCGAAGTGGTCTGGGTGCTGGAGACCTGTTACAACCAGACCCAAAGTGCGATTGAGGCGATAGTAAACGGGCTTCTGACGACACGCCAACTCGTGGTCGATGAAGCTGACTTGGTTTATCTCGCGCTTAAACGCTTTTCAGGTGGGAATGCGGATTTCAGTGACGCACTTATTGCTGTTATCAGCGAAAACCGGGGATGCAGTTCGACATTGACCTTTGACAAGAAAGCTCAGTCAGTCGGGATGGTATATATCAATGAGACTGGCAAATAA
- the phnC gene encoding phosphonate ABC transporter ATP-binding protein, which translates to MLKLEQLTKVYKTGDKALTNINLSVEAGQVVGLIGPSGAGKSSLLRCINRLVEPSSGKIWLGDQEMAGLGKSALRRQRRRIGMIFQEYALVERLTVMENVLSGRLGYVPFWRSLTRRYPADDIENAYRFLDRVGLADHADKRADALSGGQRQRVGIARALAQEPDLLLIDEPTASLDPKTSRQIMRLIIELCNERGLPAIINIHDVPLAQAFVTRIIGLNQGQVVFDGAPSELSDDVLTRIYGEEDWAALRGKPGREGEDPESPALDANRLESAQ; encoded by the coding sequence GTGTTAAAACTGGAACAGTTAACCAAGGTCTACAAAACTGGAGACAAGGCGCTGACCAACATCAACCTGTCGGTAGAAGCCGGCCAGGTAGTGGGCTTGATTGGCCCCTCAGGCGCGGGCAAATCAAGCCTCCTTCGCTGTATTAACCGCCTGGTTGAACCCAGTTCTGGCAAGATCTGGTTGGGTGACCAGGAAATGGCTGGTCTGGGTAAGAGCGCACTGCGTCGCCAGCGCCGTCGCATCGGCATGATCTTCCAGGAATACGCCCTGGTTGAACGCTTGACTGTTATGGAAAACGTGCTCTCCGGTCGCCTGGGATACGTTCCGTTCTGGCGCAGCCTGACCCGCCGCTACCCAGCCGACGACATCGAAAACGCCTATCGCTTCCTGGATAGGGTTGGCTTGGCCGATCATGCCGACAAACGCGCCGACGCGCTCTCTGGCGGCCAGCGCCAGCGCGTTGGGATAGCCCGGGCACTGGCGCAGGAACCGGATCTATTGTTGATCGATGAGCCGACAGCCAGTCTTGATCCGAAAACGTCGCGTCAAATCATGCGGTTAATCATCGAGCTGTGTAACGAACGCGGGTTACCAGCCATCATCAACATTCATGACGTACCGCTGGCGCAGGCGTTCGTTACTCGAATCATCGGCCTGAATCAGGGACAGGTGGTGTTCGATGGTGCACCCTCTGAATTATCTGACGATGTTCTGACACGGATTTATGGCGAGGAAGACTGGGCAGCCCTGCGGGGTAAGCCCGGCCGAGAGGGTGAAGATCCGGAGTCCCCGGCACTGGACGCGAATCGCCTGGAGAGCGCCCAATGA